In Alteribacter lacisalsi, a genomic segment contains:
- the bshB1 gene encoding bacillithiol biosynthesis deacetylase BshB1, producing the protein MIKTGTDILAIGAHPDDVEIGMGGTIAVHTNLGYRAVILNLTRAELSSNGTVETRQEEAAKAADLLGVSDLVQLNFPDRGLSGFSDTIIRTLTARIRELRPRFVFAPGINDRHPDHTETGILVKEAVFNAGIKNYEPESGSPFRPEAFWYYQINGFTEPGIVMDISNVIDRKLDALRAYKSQFHYGPDSVKTPLTDEYIERVRSREHVTGQLIGVRYGEGFTSDRPLAMTNVFGRERHE; encoded by the coding sequence ATGATTAAGACCGGGACAGATATTCTGGCTATTGGGGCTCATCCCGATGATGTGGAAATCGGCATGGGAGGCACCATTGCCGTTCATACAAACCTGGGATACCGGGCAGTCATTCTGAATCTCACCAGAGCAGAATTGTCCTCCAACGGCACCGTGGAGACAAGACAGGAGGAGGCTGCCAAAGCAGCTGATTTACTTGGTGTATCAGATCTTGTTCAGCTTAATTTTCCCGACAGGGGTCTATCAGGCTTCAGTGATACTATTATCCGGACACTGACAGCGAGGATCAGGGAACTGAGGCCCCGCTTTGTGTTTGCACCTGGCATTAACGACCGTCACCCTGACCATACAGAAACAGGAATTCTGGTTAAGGAGGCGGTCTTTAACGCAGGTATAAAAAACTATGAGCCCGAGTCAGGTTCTCCTTTCCGTCCGGAGGCGTTCTGGTATTATCAGATTAATGGATTTACTGAGCCCGGAATCGTTATGGATATATCCAATGTAATCGACCGGAAGCTTGATGCCCTCCGCGCTTATAAAAGCCAGTTTCACTACGGACCTGACTCGGTAAAAACGCCGCTGACAGATGAATATATTGAGCGGGTGCGGTCCCGTGAACACGTTACCGGGCAGCTGATTGGTGTCCGGTACGGAGAAGGATTCACGAGTGACCGTCCCCTTGCCATGACAAACGTGTTTGGACGTGAGAGACATGAATAA
- the bshA gene encoding N-acetyl-alpha-D-glucosaminyl L-malate synthase BshA — MNKLKIGITCYPTVGGSGVVAAELGKSLAERGHEVHFITSSLPFRLENVKANIYFHEVQVNQYSVFQYPPYDLALASKMAEVAKRESLDLLHVHYAVPHAISAHLAKEMTGNRLKVVTTLHGTDITVLGYDPSLSDMIRFGIERSDTVTAVSDDLIRQTRDLLGTEKPIETVYNFIDDRVYRPQSSPCLKEEFGINAEEKVLVHVSNFRKVKRVPDVVSSFAKIREQIPAKLLLIGDGPEQPVVRDLVSRLGLDDHVRFLGNQKRVAELLAMSDLKLLLSEKESFGLVLLEAMACGVPVIGSRIGGIPEVITDGECGYICELGDTDEVALKAVDLLRDPALLKKMGDAAKERANSVFHKDRVVRQYEELYERTLGQRER; from the coding sequence ATGAATAAGTTGAAAATCGGGATCACCTGCTACCCAACGGTAGGAGGATCCGGCGTTGTTGCGGCGGAGCTTGGGAAAAGCCTGGCAGAACGGGGCCATGAGGTTCATTTTATTACGTCGAGTCTTCCATTCCGTCTGGAAAATGTGAAAGCTAACATTTATTTTCATGAAGTGCAGGTGAATCAGTATTCCGTGTTTCAGTATCCGCCATATGATCTGGCCCTGGCGAGTAAAATGGCCGAAGTCGCCAAGCGTGAATCCCTTGATCTGCTCCATGTTCACTACGCTGTACCTCATGCGATCAGTGCCCATTTAGCCAAGGAAATGACCGGTAACAGGCTGAAAGTCGTTACCACACTTCACGGGACAGACATCACGGTTCTCGGGTACGATCCCTCCCTCTCTGACATGATCCGTTTCGGCATCGAACGCTCTGACACGGTTACAGCTGTGTCTGATGATCTGATCCGGCAGACAAGGGACCTTCTGGGCACAGAAAAACCAATTGAAACCGTGTACAATTTCATTGATGACCGGGTATACCGCCCGCAGAGCAGCCCGTGTCTGAAGGAAGAGTTCGGTATCAATGCAGAGGAAAAAGTGCTCGTACATGTGAGTAATTTCCGTAAAGTCAAACGTGTTCCGGACGTGGTGAGCAGTTTTGCAAAAATAAGGGAGCAGATTCCTGCCAAACTTCTTCTGATCGGAGACGGACCGGAGCAGCCGGTCGTAAGAGACCTGGTCTCAAGGCTCGGCCTTGATGATCATGTCCGTTTTCTCGGGAACCAGAAGCGTGTAGCAGAACTTCTGGCCATGAGCGATCTGAAACTGCTTCTCAGTGAAAAGGAAAGCTTCGGACTCGTGCTGCTCGAAGCAATGGCCTGCGGCGTACCTGTTATCGGATCGAGGATCGGCGGCATACCGGAAGTGATTACTGATGGAGAATGCGGCTATATATGTGAACTTGGTGACACGGATGAAGTCGCCCTAAAAGCAGTCGATCTTCTGAGAGATCCTGCTCTGCTGAAAAAAATGGGCGATGCTGCTAAAGAACGGGCAAATAGTGTATTTCATAAGGATAGAGTCGTGCGCCAGTATGAGGAACTCTATGAAAGAACTCTCGGTCAAAGGGAAAGGTGA
- the panC gene encoding pantoate--beta-alanine ligase, with protein MITARRTEEVRRTRSRIVNQTIGFVPTMGFLHEGHLSLIRRAKQDCGFVVVSIFVNPLQFGAGEDYDTYPRNEKNDLNLAQEAGADLVFLPGPDEMYPKPMSSSIRVEKGTDILCGASRPGHFDGVVAVVTKLFNIVQPDFAYFGQKDAQQAAIIETMVQDYHIPVTIVTSPTVREPDGLAKSSRNVNLTAEERKKAPAVYRSLEAAVDQMLSGEDVKDVLAVCSSRIAAETGGQVDYVELCTWPELKRAGQVKAGEPLLLACAVRFSKVRLIDNIIFTA; from the coding sequence GTGATTACAGCACGCCGTACAGAGGAGGTCCGGCGCACCCGGTCCAGGATCGTGAACCAAACAATTGGATTTGTCCCCACAATGGGGTTTCTTCATGAAGGCCACCTTTCCCTGATCCGCCGTGCGAAACAGGATTGCGGGTTCGTGGTGGTCAGCATCTTTGTCAATCCCCTTCAGTTCGGAGCGGGAGAGGATTATGATACGTATCCGCGCAATGAGAAAAACGATTTGAACCTTGCTCAGGAAGCAGGCGCGGATCTGGTCTTTCTTCCCGGTCCTGATGAAATGTATCCGAAGCCGATGAGTTCATCGATCCGTGTGGAAAAAGGAACAGATATATTATGCGGAGCCAGCAGGCCAGGCCACTTTGACGGCGTTGTAGCAGTTGTGACTAAGCTGTTTAACATTGTACAGCCGGATTTTGCTTATTTCGGGCAGAAGGATGCCCAGCAGGCGGCCATTATTGAAACGATGGTACAGGATTATCACATCCCGGTAACGATCGTAACTTCTCCGACGGTGCGGGAACCGGACGGTCTGGCAAAAAGCTCCAGAAATGTGAATCTTACTGCGGAAGAACGCAAAAAAGCACCGGCGGTATACCGCTCGCTTGAAGCGGCTGTCGATCAAATGCTCTCTGGGGAGGATGTTAAGGACGTGCTCGCAGTTTGCAGCAGCCGGATTGCTGCAGAAACAGGCGGACAGGTGGATTACGTGGAGTTATGTACGTGGCCTGAACTGAAAAGAGCCGGTCAAGTAAAAGCGGGGGAACCTCTGCTCCTTGCATGTGCAGTCCGATTTTCAAAAGTAAGGCTGATCGATAATATCATTTTCACTGCCTGA
- a CDS encoding CCA tRNA nucleotidyltransferase, which produces MKELSVKGKGEEMSGSVKSDALKIMDTLHRYGYDAYIVGGAVRDRLLNQPVHDVDVASSASPEQIMGIFPASVDAGMQNGTVLIPSGKGTVTEVSTFKSLPGSRKNCILEDLALRDFTVNAMAETKEGTILDPFNGRADLDNRILRAVGDPEQRLKEDPLRVLRAIRFAVKYSFTIHADLEQAIRKYAFQLAVTAFERKGAELEKMLGSALCERDLIYFLNSPPAAHLEPLFTDRQVWLKKLQQSPAPFLTEGKAMFWFIAAGINDPEVSSRRLSKAKRSSRLKKQVSVMQEVLSSIISDGWTNVNLYKAGEELAMPCERIRALWRGEEPQTEAVLLRYHELPIKSKKDLAVNGRLLIDTFAISDGKWIGKTLKQIEKAVVRSELPNEESTLLDYIRKEVPK; this is translated from the coding sequence ATGAAAGAACTCTCGGTCAAAGGGAAAGGTGAAGAGATGAGCGGTTCAGTAAAATCAGATGCACTGAAAATTATGGATACTCTGCACCGTTATGGCTATGATGCGTATATTGTAGGCGGAGCCGTAAGAGACAGGCTTTTGAACCAGCCTGTGCATGACGTTGATGTGGCGTCCAGTGCTTCTCCTGAACAGATAATGGGGATTTTTCCTGCATCTGTTGACGCCGGCATGCAGAATGGTACTGTGCTCATCCCCTCAGGTAAAGGAACCGTCACTGAGGTTTCCACATTTAAATCCCTTCCCGGTTCCCGAAAAAACTGTATTCTGGAGGATCTGGCTCTCCGGGATTTTACAGTCAATGCCATGGCTGAAACGAAAGAAGGCACGATTCTTGATCCGTTTAACGGCCGGGCAGATCTGGATAACCGGATTCTGCGTGCTGTCGGTGATCCGGAGCAACGTTTGAAAGAAGATCCGCTGAGAGTGTTACGGGCGATCAGGTTTGCCGTTAAGTACTCATTTACAATACATGCAGATCTTGAACAGGCAATCAGAAAGTATGCTTTTCAACTCGCTGTAACAGCCTTTGAGCGTAAAGGAGCAGAGCTTGAGAAGATGCTCGGAAGTGCCCTTTGTGAACGGGATCTTATTTATTTTCTGAACAGTCCGCCTGCTGCTCATCTGGAGCCGCTTTTTACTGACAGGCAGGTGTGGCTGAAAAAACTTCAGCAGTCTCCTGCACCATTCCTGACAGAAGGAAAAGCGATGTTCTGGTTTATTGCCGCTGGTATAAATGACCCGGAGGTAAGTTCCCGCCGGCTCTCGAAGGCAAAAAGAAGCAGCCGTCTGAAAAAACAGGTAAGTGTAATGCAGGAAGTCCTTTCCTCTATAATTTCCGACGGCTGGACGAACGTGAATCTGTACAAGGCAGGAGAAGAACTGGCCATGCCCTGTGAACGGATCCGCGCATTGTGGAGGGGGGAGGAGCCTCAAACGGAAGCGGTTCTCCTCCGGTATCATGAGCTTCCAATAAAGTCAAAAAAAGACCTGGCGGTGAATGGCAGGCTGCTGATTGATACATTCGCCATCAGTGATGGAAAATGGATCGGCAAAACGCTGAAACAAATCGAAAAAGCCGTCGTAAGAAGCGAGCTTCCAAATGAGGAGAGCACTTTACTTGATTACATACGAAAGGAAGTTCCTAAATGA
- a CDS encoding biotin--[acetyl-CoA-carboxylase] ligase codes for MKSTLLSLLRTGEGEFVSGEKISDQLGCSRTAVWKHIDALRKEGYTVEAAPKKGYRLAGEPDTLSVHQLKSRLPEPSFVKDILHYPSIHSTQETAHLLASEQAEEGTIVLADEQTKGKGRLGRQWHSPPETGIWMSLILRPDIEVRSAPQLTLLTAVAVVRGIKESLGLDPEIKWPNDILFNGRKAAGILTEMQAEPDRVHAIIVGLGLNVNQDYFPDELADIATSLRLEKGEKVSRTDVLEAILKEWDWLYRMFLKEGFSSVKPLWEAHALTMGKEITARTPRETLKGVAVGIDDAGVLLLRTKDGKLHHIYSADIEV; via the coding sequence ATGAAATCCACACTATTGTCGCTGCTGAGAACAGGTGAAGGAGAGTTTGTGAGCGGAGAAAAAATCAGTGACCAGCTCGGATGCTCGCGTACAGCGGTCTGGAAGCATATTGATGCGCTTCGGAAAGAAGGATACACAGTGGAAGCCGCTCCGAAAAAAGGTTACCGGCTGGCCGGTGAGCCGGACACACTCAGTGTGCACCAGCTGAAATCCCGCCTGCCGGAACCATCCTTTGTAAAAGACATCCTTCATTACCCGTCCATTCATTCCACACAGGAAACAGCCCACCTTTTAGCCAGCGAGCAGGCGGAAGAAGGAACGATTGTTCTGGCTGATGAGCAGACAAAAGGGAAAGGCCGTCTCGGGCGCCAATGGCACTCACCTCCCGAAACAGGCATCTGGATGAGTCTCATTTTGAGGCCGGATATTGAAGTAAGAAGTGCCCCGCAGCTCACGCTTCTGACCGCTGTCGCGGTGGTGAGGGGGATTAAGGAATCACTGGGGCTGGACCCGGAAATCAAATGGCCGAATGATATTCTGTTCAACGGCCGGAAAGCGGCAGGGATTCTTACTGAGATGCAGGCTGAACCGGATCGGGTACACGCGATTATCGTCGGACTGGGGCTGAATGTGAATCAGGATTATTTTCCTGATGAACTTGCTGATATTGCCACATCCCTCCGGCTTGAAAAAGGAGAAAAAGTGAGCCGCACCGATGTGCTGGAGGCTATTTTAAAGGAATGGGACTGGCTGTACCGGATGTTTCTGAAAGAAGGTTTCTCATCTGTTAAACCGTTATGGGAAGCCCATGCGCTGACTATGGGAAAGGAAATTACCGCCAGAACACCAAGAGAGACACTAAAAGGTGTGGCAGTCGGCATTGATGACGCGGGAGTACTCCTTCTGCGGACAAAAGACGGTAAGCTTCACCACATTTATTCTGCCGACATCGAAGTCTGA
- the panB gene encoding 3-methyl-2-oxobutanoate hydroxymethyltransferase: protein MKSTADFRTMKQNGEKIAMVTAYDAPSAKHAETAGIDLLLVGDSVGMTALGYDSTVPVTMEDMILHTRAVRRGAIGTFTVADMPFMSYHGSLDLALGNACRLMQEGGAHAVKVEGGNEVLDVIHALTRAGVPVTAHLGLTPQSAGVIGGYKVQGKTAEQAGKLIREAKKAEEAGAFMLVLECVPLQVAERVRDGLSIPVIGIGAGRNTDGQVLVWHDLIGYSGTRVPKFVKKFADLAPEIEKALRDYKDEVKAGAFPEEGHSFFMDDEEVGALYSQAGERP from the coding sequence ATGAAAAGCACAGCTGATTTTAGAACAATGAAACAAAACGGGGAAAAAATTGCAATGGTTACTGCTTACGATGCCCCTTCGGCTAAACATGCGGAAACTGCAGGAATCGATCTTCTTCTGGTCGGAGACAGCGTCGGAATGACCGCACTGGGCTACGATTCAACCGTACCTGTCACGATGGAGGACATGATCCTGCACACACGGGCAGTCAGACGAGGAGCAATAGGCACTTTTACGGTGGCTGATATGCCCTTTATGAGCTATCACGGCTCGCTCGATCTTGCTCTTGGCAATGCCTGCCGGCTTATGCAGGAAGGCGGCGCTCATGCAGTAAAAGTGGAAGGCGGAAATGAAGTTCTTGATGTCATTCACGCCTTGACCCGGGCAGGTGTGCCCGTTACGGCTCACCTTGGACTAACACCGCAGTCGGCCGGCGTGATCGGGGGCTATAAAGTACAGGGAAAAACAGCTGAACAGGCCGGAAAGCTGATCAGGGAAGCAAAAAAAGCAGAAGAAGCAGGCGCCTTTATGCTGGTTCTGGAATGTGTGCCCCTCCAAGTGGCTGAGCGGGTGAGAGACGGACTTTCCATTCCGGTAATCGGCATCGGAGCAGGCAGAAATACGGACGGCCAGGTTCTTGTCTGGCACGATCTGATAGGCTATTCCGGTACCCGTGTACCGAAATTTGTGAAAAAGTTTGCAGATCTTGCACCGGAAATCGAGAAGGCACTGAGAGATTATAAAGATGAAGTGAAAGCAGGGGCATTTCCGGAAGAAGGACACTCTTTCTTTATGGATGATGAAGAAGTCGGTGCTTTGTACAGTCAGGCTGGTGAGCGTCCGTGA
- the dinG gene encoding ATP-dependent DNA helicase DinG, whose protein sequence is MKRFVILDAETTGVSYKRGDRIIQLAFVVMEGKEITERFMSYLNPEQEIPPFIQSLTQIDGSMVKDAPSFGEVAPELLEKLDGAFFVAHNVNFDLTFVNDELEAAGYALFEGPVLDTVELARMAYPTADGFKLTQLSDEFDIGHDQPHRADSDAEATARLLQDVFAVFESLPLVTLQQIRKMSDRFRSSLRPLLDEWIASKTSTVHLGEEDADIYRGIALAPEMKETTETGQDDADITFDELKEQITGDKGRMTAAIDEYESRPGQAQMMERVYEAFDTRQHALIEAGTGTGKSLAYLIPAACYAKQHKQPVVISTYTIQLQEQLLKKDVPLLEQIVPFKVQTALIKGREHYISLQKFEAVLESDLTDNYDRTLAKTQILVWLTRTKTGDIEELNLSAAARQFWHEISAGVDDEGSQPWYPRCFYQRARKRVHRADLIITNHALVLSDHQNSAGLLPAYNRCIIDEAHHFEEAASSHLGTHLDYVAYSRIFNETGSIDGAGVIGNISRTLGKEPLVKAAITEAESKVKAAKTEMSELFLYLHHLAFSRKKKKNDRGKVSITYDPAAEDIAHAREAAARALFSSQEALHALLALAEECDRCKDTRSMTETGLKMHKALVQTLERIADRLYKSQKNLETLLLNKDENTVYWLEADAKGPKQTVLLQARPVDVSGVLADDLFGKKDSVVLTSATLTVNKKFDYIIKNLGLGDFPLVQLAIESPFAWKDQVKLMIPTDLPVLGKVDERLYCENIAIHLYRLSRISEGRMLVLFTSYEMLKTCHELLKDILDEDFMLISQGINGGSRTKLTKSFQQFDKAVMLGTSSFWEGVDIPGEDLTLLVMARLPFTPPDDPVYKAKSRALEQAGKSPFMDLAIPQAVIRFKQGFGRLIRKQTDRGAVIVLDRRIETTRYGRLFIKSLPDITRTTGTIDELEEDLKNWL, encoded by the coding sequence ATGAAACGGTTTGTTATACTGGATGCGGAAACCACGGGGGTGTCATATAAACGGGGAGACAGAATTATTCAGCTTGCCTTTGTCGTAATGGAGGGCAAAGAGATTACAGAGCGATTTATGAGCTATCTGAACCCCGAACAGGAAATTCCTCCGTTTATCCAGTCCCTTACTCAGATTGACGGCAGCATGGTTAAAGATGCCCCGTCTTTTGGTGAGGTGGCACCCGAACTTTTAGAGAAGCTTGATGGTGCGTTTTTTGTGGCGCACAACGTGAACTTTGATCTGACATTTGTAAATGATGAGCTTGAAGCAGCAGGCTATGCCCTGTTTGAAGGTCCGGTTCTTGACACCGTGGAACTTGCCCGGATGGCATATCCGACCGCAGATGGCTTTAAGCTCACACAGCTGAGTGATGAATTTGATATCGGGCACGACCAGCCCCACAGGGCTGACAGTGACGCTGAAGCAACCGCACGTCTTCTTCAGGACGTGTTTGCTGTGTTTGAGTCACTGCCCCTCGTGACACTTCAGCAGATCAGGAAGATGTCAGACCGATTCAGAAGCAGTCTGCGGCCCCTTCTTGATGAATGGATTGCCTCAAAAACGAGTACTGTCCACCTCGGAGAGGAAGATGCTGATATATACCGGGGAATCGCTCTTGCACCTGAAATGAAAGAAACAACGGAAACCGGACAGGATGATGCGGACATTACCTTTGACGAATTGAAGGAGCAGATTACCGGGGATAAAGGGAGAATGACAGCTGCTATAGATGAATATGAAAGCCGTCCCGGTCAGGCTCAAATGATGGAACGGGTCTATGAAGCATTTGACACGCGCCAGCACGCCCTTATTGAAGCAGGTACAGGAACCGGCAAAAGTCTAGCCTACCTGATCCCGGCAGCCTGTTATGCAAAACAGCATAAACAGCCTGTCGTAATATCCACGTATACGATTCAACTGCAGGAGCAGCTTCTTAAAAAGGACGTCCCCCTTCTCGAGCAGATCGTTCCTTTTAAGGTGCAGACAGCCCTTATAAAAGGCCGGGAGCATTACATAAGTCTGCAGAAGTTTGAGGCGGTACTGGAGAGCGACCTGACAGACAATTATGACCGAACACTGGCCAAAACACAGATTCTCGTGTGGCTGACGAGAACAAAAACCGGTGACATTGAGGAACTGAACCTCAGTGCGGCCGCCAGGCAGTTCTGGCATGAAATCAGTGCCGGCGTTGATGACGAAGGATCCCAGCCATGGTATCCCCGCTGTTTTTACCAGCGCGCAAGAAAAAGAGTTCACCGTGCAGATCTGATTATTACAAATCATGCTCTTGTGCTGTCTGATCATCAAAACAGCGCCGGACTGCTTCCGGCTTACAATCGTTGTATTATTGACGAGGCCCATCACTTTGAAGAAGCGGCTTCTTCCCATCTGGGTACGCACCTCGATTACGTAGCTTACTCGAGAATATTTAATGAAACCGGAAGCATCGACGGGGCTGGTGTGATCGGTAATATTTCACGTACCTTAGGAAAAGAGCCCCTAGTCAAAGCTGCAATCACAGAAGCAGAATCGAAAGTGAAAGCGGCAAAAACAGAAATGAGTGAACTGTTTTTATATCTTCACCATCTGGCCTTTTCCAGGAAGAAGAAAAAAAATGACCGGGGTAAAGTGAGTATCACTTATGATCCGGCAGCCGAGGACATTGCGCACGCCCGGGAGGCGGCTGCCAGAGCCCTCTTCTCTTCACAGGAAGCTCTTCATGCACTACTGGCACTCGCAGAGGAATGTGACCGCTGTAAAGACACCAGAAGCATGACGGAGACAGGATTAAAAATGCATAAGGCTCTCGTCCAGACTCTGGAGAGAATTGCTGACCGGCTTTATAAGTCCCAGAAAAATCTGGAGACCCTTCTCCTGAATAAAGACGAAAATACCGTTTACTGGCTTGAAGCAGATGCAAAGGGGCCAAAGCAGACTGTTCTCCTGCAGGCGAGACCTGTCGATGTATCAGGAGTTCTTGCTGACGACCTGTTTGGAAAAAAAGACAGTGTGGTTCTCACTTCTGCCACATTGACCGTAAATAAAAAGTTTGACTACATTATTAAAAATCTCGGTCTTGGCGATTTTCCACTTGTTCAATTGGCCATTGAGTCTCCATTTGCCTGGAAGGACCAGGTTAAATTAATGATCCCTACAGATCTTCCGGTACTCGGTAAAGTGGATGAGAGGCTGTACTGTGAAAACATTGCGATCCACCTTTACAGACTGTCCCGGATCAGTGAAGGACGCATGCTCGTTCTGTTCACATCCTATGAGATGCTTAAAACGTGCCATGAGCTGCTTAAGGATATCCTCGATGAAGATTTCATGCTTATCTCACAAGGCATTAACGGGGGTAGCAGAACGAAGCTTACGAAGAGTTTTCAGCAGTTTGATAAAGCTGTGATGCTTGGTACAAGCAGTTTCTGGGAAGGGGTGGACATCCCCGGGGAGGATCTTACACTGCTCGTAATGGCACGGCTTCCGTTTACACCTCCTGACGACCCCGTTTACAAAGCAAAATCCCGGGCTCTTGAACAGGCCGGAAAAAGTCCGTTTATGGATCTGGCAATACCCCAGGCTGTGATTCGGTTCAAGCAGGGATTCGGACGGCTCATCAGAAAGCAGACAGACCGGGGGGCAGTGATCGTCCTTGACAGAAGAATTGAAACCACCCGATACGGGAGACTGTTTATTAAATCACTTCCGGATATTACAAGAACCACAGGGACAATCGATGAACTGGAAGAAGATCTGAAAAACTGGTTATAA
- a CDS encoding tetratricopeptide repeat protein — MSNLSWGWEETCVWLGEHYHELTETQQAVILDQLEEEHARILDLYTIQHELLSSVRETIGSGSRNPYAFTESTEPTEGLGYFQLEMYRHAIEKLVREAAASPQRTRLLLYLGFACVYEECDEAALDALMSVIHQSADRSELHFAYTGLGLLKGRSGQMEEAVMCFEKALTLINNPDVLYNLGTCYFYLEKYDLASASFESFVKTEPDAESYYWLGQSRLMGGNVTLAHEAWYEAVQYAPGREVILSLAAAFEEQGEFLCAFHCYEHLAGDEPENEMVLHGKAWTLGLMDRRTESCELFRKAVQLWPYNTNIWISYLWLVTKWRDTEEYNRVIKGVNAQKLRHPLLESLSETEI, encoded by the coding sequence ATGTCCAATTTATCATGGGGATGGGAGGAAACGTGCGTCTGGCTCGGCGAGCATTACCACGAACTTACCGAGACCCAGCAGGCAGTCATACTCGATCAACTCGAAGAGGAGCATGCCAGGATACTTGATCTTTATACAATCCAGCATGAGCTTCTCTCCTCAGTTAGGGAAACAATCGGATCAGGAAGCAGGAATCCCTATGCCTTTACCGAATCAACAGAACCGACAGAAGGGCTCGGGTATTTTCAGCTCGAAATGTACCGACATGCGATCGAAAAACTGGTAAGGGAAGCGGCCGCATCCCCGCAGCGGACGAGGCTCCTTCTGTATCTGGGATTCGCCTGTGTATATGAGGAGTGTGATGAAGCTGCCCTCGATGCCCTGATGAGTGTGATCCATCAGAGCGCCGACAGGTCTGAACTGCATTTTGCCTATACCGGACTTGGTCTTTTAAAAGGCAGATCAGGGCAGATGGAGGAAGCGGTTATGTGCTTTGAAAAAGCACTCACACTTATCAATAATCCCGATGTGTTATATAATTTAGGAACTTGTTATTTTTATCTGGAAAAATACGACCTGGCTTCAGCCTCATTTGAATCTTTTGTAAAGACAGAACCGGACGCCGAATCGTATTACTGGCTCGGTCAGAGCCGCCTGATGGGCGGAAATGTTACGCTGGCCCATGAAGCCTGGTACGAGGCAGTCCAGTATGCCCCGGGAAGAGAGGTTATTCTTTCGCTTGCTGCAGCTTTTGAAGAACAGGGCGAATTTCTCTGCGCCTTTCACTGTTACGAACATTTAGCAGGGGATGAACCTGAAAATGAGATGGTTCTTCACGGCAAGGCATGGACCCTGGGACTTATGGACAGACGCACGGAGTCGTGCGAGTTGTTCCGTAAAGCTGTGCAATTGTGGCCTTATAACACAAATATATGGATTTCATACTTGTGGCTGGTGACAAAGTGGCGGGACACGGAGGAATATAACCGTGTCATCAAGGGGGTTAACGCGCAGAAACTGCGCCACCCTCTTCTGGAGAGCCTGAGCGAAACGGAGATTTGA
- the panD gene encoding aspartate 1-decarboxylase — protein MRHMMSAKLHRARVTEANLNYVGSITIDEDLMDAVGVLANERVQVVNNNNGARLETYVIPGKRGSGTICLNGAAARLVQPDDRVIIIAYQWIANEDAREHQPKVAILNDKNEITQLMSTEPASTCIF, from the coding sequence ATGAGACATATGATGAGTGCCAAGCTTCATCGCGCACGTGTCACCGAAGCCAATCTGAATTATGTAGGAAGTATCACAATCGATGAGGACCTCATGGACGCGGTCGGTGTTCTTGCAAACGAGCGCGTACAGGTTGTCAATAACAATAACGGGGCCCGGCTTGAGACTTATGTAATTCCCGGGAAAAGAGGAAGCGGGACGATCTGTCTGAACGGAGCGGCAGCTCGGCTTGTTCAGCCTGATGATCGCGTCATCATCATCGCATACCAATGGATCGCAAATGAAGATGCGAGAGAGCATCAGCCTAAAGTCGCTATCCTTAATGACAAAAACGAAATCACACAGCTTATGAGCACTGAACCAGCTTCTACCTGCATCTTCTGA
- the mgsA gene encoding methylglyoxal synthase yields the protein MNIALIAHDQKKDEMVQFAVAFEPILKDHRLFSTGTTGKRVMNETNLQVHRYQSGPMGGDQQIGAMIAVNEMDLVLFFKDPLTAQPHEPDISALIRLCDVYKVPLATNIATGEILLKGLERGDLSWRNVIEKKDGTKDD from the coding sequence ATGAATATCGCGCTCATCGCACACGATCAGAAAAAAGATGAAATGGTCCAGTTTGCTGTCGCATTTGAACCAATTCTCAAGGACCACCGGCTGTTTTCGACCGGTACGACCGGAAAACGTGTTATGAATGAAACAAATCTTCAGGTCCATCGTTATCAGTCGGGCCCAATGGGAGGAGATCAGCAGATTGGCGCTATGATAGCCGTTAATGAAATGGATCTGGTGCTCTTTTTTAAAGATCCGCTCACAGCTCAGCCGCACGAACCGGATATTTCAGCACTAATCCGTCTGTGTGATGTGTACAAGGTGCCGCTTGCAACCAACATTGCAACAGGAGAGATTCTGCTTAAAGGGTTGGAACGGGGCGATTTATCCTGGCGAAATGTAATTGAAAAAAAGGATGGAACAAAAGATGATTAA